Proteins from a single region of Candidatus Omnitrophota bacterium:
- a CDS encoding prepilin-type N-terminal cleavage/methylation domain-containing protein: protein MFISSSFINMHNICKEKLSRGLSMMEILVSLAILSIVVVGLINVFVASKALVLHNRNRMASGQLGRAFLDPLQLDVNQSTWGASCLTSGAGCVGAQNINIGGRSINFTPNYTRALDTPATGVNRVVVTINWDDDE from the coding sequence ATGTTCATATCATCCTCCTTCATAAATATGCATAACATATGCAAAGAAAAACTTTCCAGAGGGTTATCAATGATGGAGATACTCGTATCTTTGGCTATACTCTCCATAGTTGTAGTCGGCCTGATAAATGTTTTTGTCGCCAGTAAAGCTTTGGTCCTGCATAACAGGAACCGTATGGCAAGCGGCCAGTTAGGCAGGGCTTTTTTAGACCCCCTGCAGTTAGATGTGAACCAGTCTACCTGGGGGGCTTCCTGCTTGACTTCAGGCGCAGGTTGCGTGGGAGCCCAGAATATTAATATCGGCGGCCGCAGTATAAACTTCACTCCTAATTATACAAGAGCTCTGGATACTCCGGCTACCGGAGTTAACAGAGTTGTCGTGACCATTAACTGGGACGATGATGAATAA
- a CDS encoding prepilin-type N-terminal cleavage/methylation domain-containing protein: protein MNKKSFTLLELLTVIVIIGVLSTLGINQFRAAREMALQREAVANVRLIAAAERISRMETGAFAACTCTTAANCIAATGCNTLLRLQLNTTNWDYSVTVTATNFVVTAVRGTCTYTYNFSTDAISVSAGCSYHPPS from the coding sequence ATGAATAAAAAGAGTTTTACTCTTCTGGAGTTGCTTACAGTAATCGTAATTATCGGGGTTTTATCAACTCTGGGGATTAACCAATTTCGCGCAGCCAGAGAAATGGCTTTACAGCGAGAGGCAGTAGCTAATGTGAGATTAATAGCAGCTGCTGAACGCATAAGCAGGATGGAAACAGGTGCTTTTGCAGCATGCACTTGTACGACTGCAGCAAATTGTATTGCCGCAACAGGTTGTAACACACTTTTACGTCTTCAGCTTAATACTACTAATTGGGATTATTCAGTAACAGTGACTGCAACTAATTTTGTAGTAACTGCAGTAAGGGGAACTTGTACTTATACATACAATTTTTCAACGGACGCAATTAGCGTTAGCGCCGGATGTTCATATCATCCTCCTTCATAA